GACCACGTCCTGGAGATAGCGGTGCTCGGTCTCTCGTTCGGCGCGCTTGGCCTCCACCTGTTCCCGGGCGCCTTTGTCCTGCTCCTCGTTGGCGGCCAGCCAGCTCCGCAGGGCCGACAGCGAGGCACGAAAGATGATGCCGTGGGGATCCTCGGTATGGACCTCATGGTGGTGCAGAGCGTCACCCAGCTCAGGCGTGGCGACGCCGGTGCTGCGAGAGTCGGCTGCCAGTCGCGTGAGTGCGGACGCCAGCCGGGTTCGGCTCTCGCTGAGAAGCTCTAGGCTGGTGCGCCGTTCCACCTCGCCGCTATGGGGAACGACGGCATGGACGCTGATGCCATCAGCAGGTTCGGCACCAGGGTCGTCCTTTGGCACCTCGTCCCAGTTCAATGCCGCAAGGGCGTCTTGCAGCGTGTCCGTCCACACGAGGACGGGGTGGGCCGGGCCTTTGCCGCGCAGTTCCAGCAGCCGGTCGCGCTTCTGCGTTGTCTGAGCGATGTTCTTGTTGATTTCCTGGACGGACTTCTCGAGGGCCTTGGCGTGCTTGGTCGCGTTGTCGAAGGAGTCTTTGGTGCGCAGGGCTTCCTCGGCTGTTGTCGCTGCAGTACGTCTCAGGCCGGGCAGCGTCTCGTCGTGTGCGACAAGCTTCTCCTCCAAGGCGCGTGCCTCATCGCCGAGCCGGGAAGCCTCCGCCTGGGCGTTCGCCCTGTCGATATCGCGGCCAAGCGAGGTGATCCGGCGGCCGCAGCGTTCGATCCCGGCCGCCAGGGCGTCCCGCTCGGCCTGTACCCGTCCCAGCTGATTTTCGAGGTGGGCGCAGATGTCTTCCTGCCCCACGATCGGCTGGTCGAAGCCACCGACGACGTGGACGCCCAGACTCGGAAGCGAGGCGTGCGGGGGGTGCTCCACGGTGGTCGCGTCGGCAAGGGCGTGCAAGAACGGTGCTGCCAGAGGTGCGGCATCGACGATTCCCTTGGGCCAGACCGGCGCCGGATCGGTGTGGGCCGTACCGGCCCATGCCGGGGGACCGGTGACGAGCAGGGTCCCCGGCAACTCGCTGACGGCCTCGATCGCGCGGTCGAGGAGGTCCGCGGGGACGCAGACCGCATCACTCCACGGTGCCAGCCGGGCCTCCCACAGGGGGCGGGCATCAGGGTGGAGGCGTGTGCTGGCCATGAGCCCTACGGCGTCAGGGCACGGACCGTCGTGCAGTGCCTGCAAAGCAGCGGCCGCCCGGCCAGTGCGTCCCTGGCGGGCATCAGCGAGTTCCTGGTCTGTTTCCTTGACCCGTTCTTCGGCCCTGATCAGTTCAGCCTTCGCCTGCACAAGGAGGGCCTGCTGGGAGTCGAGCAGCTCAGTCAGCTTGGCCGGCGGCGGCCCCTCGTAGCCCTCGGCCCGAGCCTGGGCCGTGCGGCGATCCCGCTGCGCGCGTTCCAGCGCAGATCTGAGCTCTCCCCGCTTCTCGTTGGCTTCCTCCAGGCTCTGCTGCGCCTGCTGCTTCAGCTGGGACGCCTCTTGGGCTGTGCGTTCCAGCAGGCGGGTATCGCGTGCCGCGGTCAGCAGTTCCCTGGCCGTGCTCTGCTGCCCCTTCAACTCTTCCAGCGTGCCTGTGAGCAGCTCGAGATGGGAGGCGATGCGACGTTCAGTGACGAACGCGTCCACATGGGCTCGTGCCGAGGCCAGCGTCCACAGATCATGAGCCCGTTCTGTCTCGATGCGTGCGCGCTCCCGGGTGTCGACCGCGTGCAGGATCCCCTCTTCGTCCCGGTAGGAACCCTCGGCCTTCTTGAGTGCCTCGGCCAGATCAGCCTGCGTCTGGGCAAGCTTCTTCCGGTCTTGTACATCATGGGCCAGCATCGCGGCCTTGCCAGTGAGATCGATCAGCGCGTCCCCGATCTGGACGGGAGTGAAGGTGCCCGCGTCCAGCTTCAGCAAGGAGGGGCGCGACCTCATCCCGCCACGGCTGACGATGTAGGCGAGCAGCCGGGGCGCACGTCCGTAGAGAACCTCGGCGTACTCCGTAGCGCCCAACGGCTTGCCCCCGAGCCTGCGGAAGAAACCGGCAGCCTTCTCGTGCTGGCTGCGATCGTCCCCCTCGATCAGCAGGTGGACCCCGGTCTTGTGCCGCACTTCGACATGCGGCGACTTCGCGGATATCTGCAGCCACACCGTGTGAGCGCTGGTCTGAGGATCGTCCGGATCGGCAAAGACCCCCACCACATAGCCGACCTGGGCCGGCTCACTGACCTCTGGGGATGCTCCAGCCGTCACCGGCTCGAACAGCAGCTTCGGTGCATGCACCGAGCCGCCTCCGGTCATCCGCCACTCCGGGTCACCCAGCAGGAGCGCCACAGCAGCCAAAAAGCTTGTCTTGCCCGACTCATTGGAGTCCTTGGGTCCCCGGCCCGTCACGGCCACGAAAGTGCCGGGTACGAGTGCCACGGGATGTGAGGTCAATCGCGCAATGAAGAACGTCTGCACGGCAACCAGCTGCCTGGTGCCGATCACACCGAGCTTGCTGAGCGCGACATTGAAAGGCTGCTCGCTCACACAAGATCCTTCCCTGCGCCGCCGCTGGCGGCCACAGACGGGGAAACAGGGCTGTCCGCCAGCTGCCGCCGGCGTCGGATGGCTGCCGCCAGATGACCGTCAGGCCGTCCGACAAGGATCAAGTCCTCCCACAGCAGGTTGCTGCGCTCCGCGGTCAGACGGTCTAAAGCCGGCCCGGGCAGGTATCGCCCTGTGGTGGCTTCCGCGACCATCCCGGCAGCCCTCAGACGGCGCAGCGCCGCACTGATCGCCACTTTGGAGATCTTCCGGTTCGAGGCAAGCACCGCGAGAGTGACCGTGTGCGTTTCGCCCGTCCACCGGCTGTGCCGGTGCCGGCCCTGAGCGCGGGGGAGCGCCACCGTGTGCAAGAGCACCAGGGCCAGCACTGCCCTGTCCACATCGCCCAAAGTGCCTGTGCCCTCGGCCACCAGCGCATCGCTGACCGGATCGCGAAAGCCCGTGACCCAGTTGCCTTGCTCCGTCTGCAGCAACTGCCGCCCGCCACGCTCCAGAGCCCGCCCGACCCGGGCCCGCAGCGCAGGATCCGCCAGCATCGGCAGACTCGCCCGCGGCAGGGGACGGCGCGCCGACTCCAGGGCGGCGATTACCGACCGGACAAGGTAACCGTCAGCGCCACCATCTACCAACCGGTCCCCGCCGCCGACCTCTCGCGCAGGCGCCACCGCCTTCTCACCGCCCGCTTCACCACTGTCCAGCCCCTCGGCGTGCATCGCGGGCAGCAGATGATGCCCGCGCCGAAGGCCCTCCACCACCACAGCCGGCAGCGCTGCGACAGCGGGCCCCAGCCTCAGAACATCTCCCTGCGAGACAAGGAGACGGGCTGTCTGCAGCACTCCGTCCACGGTCCGTTCCACCGCGTCCTCATCCGCCCCCAACCGGCAGCACAGCGACACCACATCCGCACGCAGAAAGGCCACCCCCGGAAAAGGCAGCACCTCAGGGCGAGGCCACGCCGCACGCAGACAGGCCGCCCACACCAGCGTCGCGACCGGCGGCAGACCGACCTGCCACCCCGCCACCGAGATCCCCGCGACAGGAGCCGTCTCGGCGTCCCAACCAAGCACCACCAGATCGCCAGGCGTCGAGCCGGATACACGCACAATCCGGCGCCCGCTCCCACTCGCCGCTGAGGCTGCCCTGGCCAACACGGACTCGCCGACAGCAGCCGACGCCACGCCCTGAGCACGCAACCGCCCTAACAGCACCTGCGCCTGGAGGTCCTCCTCTGCATCGGACCCAGACGAAGAAGAGCCATTCTCAAACGTCATCCCCACCACCGTCGGCCTCGTCGCTCACGTCGTGCCTGCGCAGCAGCAGAGGATGCAGATAGGTGACAGAGGCAGCCGGATCAGCCAGCAGCGCATCCTCCACCACCACGCTGTACGGCTCGCCAGGCTCGTCACCCAGCGCCAGAACATCCGTGATGATCGCCGCCGCCGCCGGCCAGCCCGCCGCGTACAGGAGCGCTGTGAGATCAACCTCCTGGTCCCCGGCCAGCAGCTCGTCGGCCAGGAGCCGACGATCCTCCAGGAGACGAGAATGAGCTCCCTCAGCCCACTCCCAGGGCTCCTCCTCCTGCTCGGCATCGTCCATCACGAGCGGCCGCCCCCGGGCACCTGAGCGCGGAGCGAAACCCGACACCGTCTCCAAGACCTGCGCCGGGTCAATCCACACCGACGGGGCATCCGCGACAAGTGCCGTGCCCACCTGAGACAACAGCGCCACATCCCCCTTGAAGGCTGCGTCGGTGTACTCGCTCACAGTCAGAACATCGAAGTTCAAACTGCCACCGCCCTGCGCGAGAACCTTGTCGGCCGCGACCATCACCTGCCGCCGGTAGAACTGCTCCGCCTCAATCAGAGCCGAAGCCGCCTCTTCCAGTGCCCAACTGCCACTGAACCGACTCGTCACCACCTCGTTCAGCTCCGCCACCTGACGCGTGAACCCCTGATGATCATGCTGCCGCTGTGCTTCCATCAGCTCCGTCGGCGTCCCCGTGGCGACCAACCGCTGCAAGTCCAAAGCGAAAACCCGCAGCGCGTTACGGCACGACACCAGATAGTCCAAGGCAGCCTCAGGATCAGGATTGCTGCGGTCGAACACAGCCCTCGCCCGGTCCAACAGCAAGATCAACTCATCGACGCCACCGTGCTCCGCCAACCTCTCGGCAGCCAAAGCTCCAGCCAACCCTGCCGGACGCACCACGTACCGATCCTGATGAGCCTTCAGCAGATAAGGCTCGAGAAACCCAAGGCGTGTCAACACCGTCAGCCGATGCTCGATCAGATCCGAAGACCACTCACGAGGATCACCCGCCAACGCCTGCACCACCTCGGCCCGCGTCAAACCATGCGGACCGGAATGCTCGGCAAACACCTTCAAGATCGCAAGCGCCACCCGCGCCACCTCAGGATGCCGCGCCACAGCACCGGCATCCTCAGCAACCGGAGCCATAAACGCCCGCCAGTTGGCCAACTGCACCGCCGCAGCGAGATCCGCCTGCTCACCATCCCCGAACGCGAGCTGATCACCCACCGGCCGGCACCGCACCCAACAGCTCCACCAAACGCGGCAGCACCTTCCTGTGCAAAGGCTCCTGCTCCAACGACTCGCCCGTCACCGCGATCTCCGACGCCAACGCCCGCAGCTCCACAGGCCCCTCATCAGCCATCCGAGCCGCCAACGACTGAGCCTTCACATACTGCTCAGGCTCCTGCTCCCTGTACGGCCCAGCACGCCACAACTCAACCTCCATCCCAACCGCGTGCACCTTCCGGCCGAGCCGTCGAGAGATATCGTCAATGATCGCGATCCCATCAGCATCCAAATCCCCCCAGATCGCGAGCCGCTGAGGCTGCATCCACTCCAGCAGCGCGACCAGCTGGTTCGTCACGTACCCCTTGCCCCAGACGCACAGCCACTGCGACGTCACCTCGGGAATCGCACATACACGCTCAAAGGTGTCCGAGTTCTCCACCAGGAACACCCCCCGACCTCCGTGCTCAACCTCACCCACCAGCCGCAACGCCCCAGCAGGCACCGCGATCCACGGGTTGGCCACCGAAGCATCGGCAGCCACTGACCCCACCCGCCACCGCAGAGGACCTCTCACACGAACGTCGATATCAGCCTCATCGACCGCGAGGTCAAAACTCACCCCGACCAAGTTCTCAAAGGCAGCCTGCCGAGCAGGAGTCCACTTCTTCGAACCGCCCAGAGCAAGGCCAGCCAACTCCTTGGCAGACAACCGCTCCCCAGCCAAATCCGCCGGCCACCACACCGAAGCCGCCCGCACGGCAGCCTCATAAGCCGTCCAAGCCTCCGTTCCCACGGCACTCCCCAACGGAACCCGAAGCGCCGAGCCCACCGGACACCCCTCCAACAGTGCCCGCTCCCACTCCAATTCAGGAACAGGGGCCATCAACGCGAGCAGCTCCTTGCGCATCTCATCCGGGTCCCGCCACCCCCGCAACTCCTGCAACAACTCATCCGTCTGCAGCGCCCACGAATGAGACAGGCGCCAACTCAGCGGTTCCGAAAGCTCCAAGTCCTCATCGACCGCACACCGGAGCACGACACCGCCGCACCGAACCAACGCCACAGCAACAGCCCACGCCTCGTCCTTGAACCGAGACGCCACCGCAGCCCACGACCTCCGCCCGGCCGACAGGACCCAGATCAAATGCCTGCCATCCAAGGAACTTGGCGGATCGTAAGCCGACTGCGTGTAGGCAGTAACCAGATCAACCTCCCGAATACGCAGCAAGCCCTGCCGGTTGCGAGGAGCGCGATTCACCCCCTCACGCCGCACCG
The Streptomyces roseofulvus genome window above contains:
- a CDS encoding Wadjet anti-phage system protein JetD domain-containing protein, coding for MELSEPLSWRLSHSWALQTDELLQELRGWRDPDEMRKELLALMAPVPELEWERALLEGCPVGSALRVPLGSAVGTEAWTAYEAAVRAASVWWPADLAGERLSAKELAGLALGGSKKWTPARQAAFENLVGVSFDLAVDEADIDVRVRGPLRWRVGSVAADASVANPWIAVPAGALRLVGEVEHGGRGVFLVENSDTFERVCAIPEVTSQWLCVWGKGYVTNQLVALLEWMQPQRLAIWGDLDADGIAIIDDISRRLGRKVHAVGMEVELWRAGPYREQEPEQYVKAQSLAARMADEGPVELRALASEIAVTGESLEQEPLHRKVLPRLVELLGAVPAGG